The DNA sequence CAAAGGGAGGTGACCTGCCCAGCATAGATGACCTCgggcagccagccctgctcctcctgcagtgGGTGAAGACTGACCAAGCCTTGCTCATGCTCTTCAGCAGTGGCACCCTCCAGGTATGTGTGTGGAACAGTGGAGGTGCTCAGACCCTGGTGAAGAGGAGGCCAGATGGGGGTCTTCTGGTCTGTGTTGGATCTTGTCTGCCACAGCCCCAATGGAAAATCCAGCTGTGAAAACAGCTGTGGGTGCAGGATGCTGCTCCAGTGCCTAGAGCTGCTGGTTGCAGCTTCCCCAGCCCATGGGGAGACACAGCACTACACTTGGGTGCTTCTGTCTTCCCCTGTGCTAGGGCTGGCTCATTCCTGCCACGggacatgggcagggatgctcccGGGCAGGTTGGGGAGGAGGAACGGGTTGAGGCAGGAAATGTGATTCCATTCTGGCTCCCAACATGCCGTGGGAAGCATGGGTTAAACCAAGCCCAACTTGTCTCCTAGGTGAATTTCTACAATGACCACACCAAGGTGATCATTAGCAAGCCTGACCACTCCTGCCTTGTCACCTACATCAACCGGGAGCGCAACTCTTACACTTACAAGCTGTGCAGcatccaggagctgggctgctctccTGAGCTCCACCATCGCCTCAAATACATCCTCAAGCTTCTCCAAGAATGGGCTGAGGCCTAGTCTGGGACCTTGGGGGACCCTGTCTGGAAATAGAGGTTTCCCCCTGCTCTCCCATGAGATTGGGAGGTATGATGTGGTGCTGGCTACCCCCCTGGGCATCATGTATGCTGGTGCTCAGCTGAACTCTGGACTCACACAATGTAGATGTGGTTACAGCAGTGGATCTGGATATCCTTGCTGCTCCCTGGCTCGGCAATCGCTGTCTTCCTagtggcagctcctgctctggtgGTGCTGGTCTTGATGGAATGGACTGGGGTGTTACAGGAGGTGGGTTGAGTGTCCTGCAGCTGGGTTTGGGGCTGACTGGGCCTTGTTTGGGGCTGCCAAGTACTTGTAGTGGAGGCTTGGGCTCCCCTGCCCCAGTTGATGCATCAGTTACACAGACCCTCTGCATGGCCTGGAGATGGCTGGCACAGCCTTGATCTCAAACTTTGGGTGCTGTGGGATAGGAAAATCCCCTtcccaggagtgggcaggggtGAAGggtgctgcctgccctgccaggggctctgcgGGCTGGCAAGTGCCACTCCACAACTGTTACACTAaggagggagctgtgctgggccaaTCTGTGCCCTGTCTCTTCCCAAATTGTGAATTGTCTGGTACAACTTGAGGTTTGATAAAGGGTAGGGGATGGGATCTGAGGACTTGCCTGGGGAAGCCCTCTTTTTGTTGGGACCCAGGGTTGTTTCTTATTTCAAGGCAGTCTCTGCCATGTGGGACTATTTATGTATCTTATTTAtatggaattatttattttcctgttgttCTGTCCATGTGCAGTTCCCATCTCCCTGACTTGCCTCAATAAAAACTTATTTGTGTAAGGGCAAACTGTCTGCCTTATTTGAAGCTGAAGCCTCAAAAGGGTTTCAGCCGCATTCttgctccagagctgcctctgcctgtTGGGGATGACCCTTCTTTCCACTGACTGGTGCTGGGGGATAAGGTTAGAGAGGCAGGATAGCTGTGAGGAGCCCGTGTGGTACCTCTACTGCTTTCAGGGGACTGGCACAAAGGACAGAATTAGCTCTTGCTTATTCTTGCTCTGaggagccctggagctgcctcaGCTTCTCCTTGCTGCTGCCAAACTCATTCCCAGTCCTTTCTGCGCTTGGACCCAACCCAGCTGCTCTCCTGATTCTGCTGAGCTGCAGAAGGCAGGAGCTATGACCCAGGTGGTGGAGGGGTTGCCTGGGCCCTTGCACTGACATCTTGTGTGATGGGATATAAGCTGGGCATAAAGCCAGGAAAGAGCTCTGTGAGCTTGCTTTGAAGGTGATCTGTGTAATCAATCTGCCTGGGTGCAGCTTGTGCTGTGGgaagcagcctgggctgctccaaCAGCCTTGGGCAATTGCCTGTTCCAGGGAAACCCAGCCTTTTGTTGTGTTTGCTGCCGCCTGGGTCTTTTTGCAAACCACAGTAGTGGGAACTGCAGCGTGGGTGTGAGCTAAGGCTGGAGTGAGCATCCCTATCTTGCTCCTGCACACACCCTGGCTCAAGACTCCTGGTATGACACACAGCTGGACAAAACCTCTTTATTTCGGTTGCTCTCTCCCTACAGGCTCTGCAAGAGTGGGTGGATGCAGAGCACATGCTACTCGAAGTAGACCCCGTACACTGTGGCCACAGCAAAAAGGGAGGCATTGGAGAAGGTGGCAGAGGCAAAGCTGTCAGTCTCAGGGTCCCACAGTCCCCGACTAGCCACCAACAGgctctgctggccctgctggcccaACACTACGTGGCAGACCAGCTTGTAGCGGGGTGGCACCACCTCCTTGGCCTggttctgcagcagctcagtcAGGCTCTGGGCTAGTGGGGCACTGCCCTGGGGATTGTATACAGTGGTCCCCAAGGCACGGGCCAGGGTCCCCTCCAGCACATGTTGCACCCGCTCCGCATCAAACTTGCAGCCTTTGTCTGGCCCTATCCTGTAAGTGTTTTCAAGGCGGGTCTTGAGGATGGGTTGGAAAATTGGGAGCCCAGAGAAGCTAACACGTCTGTGGAGCATCCAGGGGCCAATGGAGGGACGCCTGCTCCCTGGGACCATCCCGAATGAGCTGCGGCGGCTGAGGATGGAGTTGCGGCGGGAGAGCAGGGGTGGTGGTTTGCTGTCCTCGgtgccccgggctgggggctgggaccCACGGCGTGTAGTGCGGAGTGAAGGGGCTTCAGTGTTGTCTGCAGCCAGCACCTGGGCTAGCAGGGCTGTCTCTGGGAAGGGCTGCTCAGCCATAGGGGGGGCCTGCAAAGGAAATGTACCTGAGTGTCAGGTGAGGCAGGTGTCCTGTAGCCTGTCCATTCCCCTGCCTCTCTGCCTTACTTCTGCCTGCCCTCTGCAAATCCCGTGCCTCCTGGCATGTGAGTCTCTGTGAGGCAAgatgcagaggggctgggagatCCATGGCAGCtgtcttcccttctccagcaccTCCATGCCCATCAGACTTAGCCAGCTGGGGCTGATCCAGTGCAGCAACACATGGTCCACACAGCCTTCTAGTCTCCCATCCCCAGCCTTTCCCCCAGCACAGGTGAGTGGCTCTTTCCTGTCTGGATCTGTCTGATCCCACACTTACCCTTAGTCCCACTTCTGTCCTTCCAGAGTAAACTCAGGGAACTTGTCTCTGGTGGATGTCACTGCCCAGGATCAATCTTTGTCTTGCAAGTTGCTGTGAGCAGAGCCAAACCTGTTGCACTCCTGGAACAAACCTGTTGTGCTCCTGGAAGGTTAAGTGTTGCTATGTGACACTGCAGGTCTCCAGGGCTGTTCTGGGGCATGGCTTCTGTAACTCCTTCTTTCCTGGTGCCTGGACACTCCTGTTCCCCTTCACTCCTGCCCTCTCTGCATtttcagctgtgccagcacagggatATGGTTACTCCAGACATGTGCCCTCCAACCTTCCTGCCAGCCTTGAAAAATGCAGGCTGGTGTTGGATGTGCAAGAGAAGAGCAGGGGGTGGAGAGTTGTGATTGTAGATTTGAGCCCCGACTATGGGGATGCGCTGTGGCTGGGCCCCCCAACAGCTTGATTTTGCTCTGATATTTGCACCCTTAGGGTATTTATACCCCACTGCACCAAGGGAGAGTGTGGGTGAGTACCCATTGAATCATATGTTCACATAGTGGGttgtgttggaaaggaccttagagatcatctagttccaaatcATCTTCAATGGGCAGGGATGTCACCCCTAGACCAGACTGCTCAGAGCCCtatccaacccagccttgaacacttccagggacgcTGTAATGCTTGTGGGTGACCAGGTCCCTGGGGGCTCCCGTCCCCGGCCGGGGTTTCTCTCTGCCAgtggagcccagcccagctggtaCGACACGGCTGCACCATCAATGTGCCTTTGTCTGGCCCGGCTGCCGAGCTATTTGAGGAAAGCGGAGACAGCTTTTGTGTTTCTATCTCCCGTCGGAGGTATTTATAGCCTGCCTCTGACTAGCGCTGCCAAGCACACTGCCAGCTGGACCCCATTCCCTTGGGGGGCTGCCTCAGCTCCGAGCCCCATTCCCGCCTCTCCCTCGCACCACCCCCTGACAAGCAAGGGTGGATCCCTCCATGGGCAATCCCCTCCTTGGGCTGCTTGAGGTCAGCCTAGGGCTGCAGAATGGGGACAATGCGTCCCCTCGCACAGCACTTGGTTTGGGCTTAggtgagcaacctgatctagtgggtggcatccctgcccacggcaggggggttggaacccTTCCCACCCAAGCCTTTCTATGAGgctttttttctgcctgcaaTCACCTGTACCCTAGGCAGACATGagagctgcagggctctggcCTGGAGCATGGCAGGAGAGAAGGCTTCCCCCATTTATCAGGGGACAAAtctccctgctgtgctccagtgctgctgctggggaccgAGCCATGCCCGGCGGCTTTCCATGGGGGCTGTGCAGGGGGAGGTGAGGGTGAGCTCCGTGcatctgctgccttttccaAAATCCCAGCTGCCTGCCTCTCTTCGCCCCTATCTCTTTGCTCCGCAGCAAAGTCACCAGCTTGGGCAGCACGTCCCCAGCCAGGGATGACAGAGCCAGGCCATGAAACACGTCAAGGAATTCCACTCGCCGCAAGATGCAGCCCTGCTTCCCCATCCGGTGAGTGCAGGACAGAGCCGCCTCGGCAGCAAGGCCGTGCTTCACGCCTCACTGTCCCAGCGCTCCCTCCcactgctgccccggcagcccGGCCTCCGGCCGCAGCGCTGCCTGCCAGCTTTCCCTAGCAATGGGCCGTGCCGTACGACGCAGCGTGCTGGCTTCCTCCCCGGGCTGGCCGGCCTCCCGCCAGCCTCCAGATTCCCTCCCGCCATCCTGCAGCCTCCTCCCGCCCGCCTGCAGCTCCTTCCGCCGCTCCCTGAGGCAGCCCATGGCCGGACCCTGCTCGGCGCGGCTGCAGGGCGACGTGGCCGCCTTCAGCGCTGCCCTGCGCACCCTGGTCAACAACCCCCAGTTCAGGTGAGGGCCCGGGGCCTGCCgcctccccccagccccgccggaGCCCCCGGCGGCTGCTCCGTGTTTTCCcgcagccccgagccccccgtgCTGGGCCGATTGGGGCCCGCAGGCAGTTCGGGGAGCCCCGGGCAGCTGGTGGGGCCGACGTGGCTGGTGCAGCGCTCCCCACTCACCCGCATGACATCAGGAGTCCAGGCTGCCCGGGGTAGCCCACCCTGGACAGCCACCCTCTCCCGGGAGGAGGGAAAGTTCCCGGGTGTGCCCAGACCCCCTCTGTGCCAGGCATGGTGCCAACAGGGCAAGGCACTATCCCAGTGTAAATCCTGTGCTGGGGCTCTTGCTCGTGCCAGGAATGGGGGTACCCTGTGCTCCCTGGGGGCAGCTTTCTCCCTGCTCAGTTCCTCTCCCACCTGGCTTTACTGGTGTTTTACTCCAGCCTCCCCGGAGGGCATGCAACATGTTTCCTGGCATCCCTCCTCACAGGGTTTGGCATTCCTGCCGCCCTGCTCGGGCGCAGAGATGGAGATGCTGCCTTGGCTTCCTTCATCCACATGGTATGTCCTGCCTGGCTGTGGTCCTCTTCACCACTTCCTGCTGAGGCCTGGCCAGCCTATCTAAGGAAATCCCCATTCCTGCTGAAATTTTTGGCCGCCCAGAAGagaaatcccactgaaaactcCCCAGCCACAGCACCAGACAGTAGAGGAGTGGATGGCAGGCACTGCCTGGTCATTCTCGGCCTACATCCTGCTGCTCGCATCTTTCAACCAACACTCCTTATCCAGCATCCTGCAACCTGAAATCTGTGCTGTGCATCCATCTACTTCATCCCACATCCTGCATCCTTTCTCCTGTAGCCTGTACCTCACAGCCTGCACTCTGTAGCCTTTGTTCTGCATCCCACATCCTACAGACTTCATTTTGCACACAGACTTCAGCGTGTGTCCTGCATCCCAGACCTTGCATGCTGTAATCACAGCTGGCATCCCATGCATTCTGCTTGCCCCTCTTGGCCTGTGGACCTcaatcacagaacagtttatAATGATCCCCCTTGCAGGAGCAGTCGTGGAGGACCTATTGGGCTCTGCTCACaccacccatcctgccccagcTGTGTGTCTCCTGATAGACACTTGGGATGACCCAGGTGTCCTTCCTTCTGGTGGGCATATACACCTCCCTGTGGGACACTCTGAGGGTCAGGCCATTTATTTGTGCATATCCTCATGGCAGTCAAAGCTTGGAT is a window from the Poecile atricapillus isolate bPoeAtr1 chromosome 7, bPoeAtr1.hap1, whole genome shotgun sequence genome containing:
- the DYNLT4 gene encoding dynein light chain Tctex-type 4 produces the protein MAEQPFPETALLAQVLAADNTEAPSLRTTRRGSQPPARGTEDSKPPPLLSRRNSILSRRSSFGMVPGSRRPSIGPWMLHRRVSFSGLPIFQPILKTRLENTYRIGPDKGCKFDAERVQHVLEGTLARALGTTVYNPQGSAPLAQSLTELLQNQAKEVVPPRYKLVCHVVLGQQGQQSLLVASRGLWDPETDSFASATFSNASLFAVATVYGVYFE